GACGAAAAGCAGCCGTATAAGGTTTCCGGGGGATTTCACGGAATCGCGCGTTTGTTCAACGGTGAGTCGGGCGGAATGCGAGTTCGACCGTCGTCCACGTCCGCGTCACTGCTCGCGACCGAGCGTGTGAAACTCCGCGTTCGGGCGCATGTCCACGAAGCTCGCCAGCCGGTTGCTGAGGTTGAAGAAGGCCGTGATGGCGCCGATGTCCCAGATTTCGCGCTCGGAGTAGCCGGCCTCGGCCAGTCGGTCGAGATCGTCGTCGGTCACTTCCCACGGTCGCTCGGTGAGTGTCACCGCCACGTCGAGCATGAGCAGTCGCTCGTCGCTCACGTCCGCGGTGCGGTAGTTGGCGACGAGCTGGTCGGCGAGCAGGGGGTCGTCGGCGTAGATGCGCACCAAGGCGCCGTGGGCGACGTTGCAGTAGTAACAGTGGTTGACGCCGGAGACGGCGACGACGATCATCTCCACCTCCTCGCGATCCAGACTCGTTCCCTCGACGAGGGCGTCGTGGTAGTCGACGAACGCGCGGAACTGCTCGGGGGCGTAGGCGAGCGCCGCGAAGACGTTGGGCGTGAAGCCCGCGCGCTCCGTCTCCGCGTCGATACGCTCGCGCAGGTCGGCGGGCAGGTCCTCGTAGTCGGGCACCGGGAACCGGGTCATCGCGTCGTCGTTCATACCCTCGCGTCGGGCGGCGCGTACAAAAACTCACGCCACCCGGAGGGCGACGAAACCCGCCGCCGCCGTCGCACACACCCCGACCGCGAGGAGGACGTAGTTCGCCAGCGTGTTGTCGGCGCGGGTGAGGTAGACGGAGAAGTCCCGCCCCGACAGCGGCCAGAGGGCGGGAACGCCCGCGGGCGTCAGCGCGTCCGCGAGGAGGTGTGCGAGGATGCCGAGGGTGCCGATGCCGAAGCCGAAGGCGACGAGGGTCGTCCGATCACCGCCGAGAACCGAGGTGAGACCGATGCCCGCACCGGCGCCGAC
This window of the Haloplanus rubicundus genome carries:
- a CDS encoding peroxidase-related enzyme (This protein belongs to a clade of uncharacterized proteins related to peroxidases such as the alkylhydroperoxidase AhpD.), translated to MNDDAMTRFPVPDYEDLPADLRERIDAETERAGFTPNVFAALAYAPEQFRAFVDYHDALVEGTSLDREEVEMIVVAVSGVNHCYYCNVAHGALVRIYADDPLLADQLVANYRTADVSDERLLMLDVAVTLTERPWEVTDDDLDRLAEAGYSEREIWDIGAITAFFNLSNRLASFVDMRPNAEFHTLGREQ
- a CDS encoding metal-dependent hydrolase codes for the protein MYRRGHWGVSLLVFAPVGLAFVLLGRPGFAVVGGAAMLWLSTLPDVDHRIPGITHRGPTHTLAFALLVGAVGAGAGIGLTSVLGGDRTTLVAFGFGIGTLGILAHLLADALTPAGVPALWPLSGRDFSVYLTRADNTLANYVLLAVGVCATAAAGFVALRVA